A stretch of DNA from Bacillota bacterium:
TTTGAGGATAAGGAACTAACACCTAAAGAAAAGGCTTATATCCAAAAATACTTCAGTAAAAAACCTAAAACAGACAGAAAGTTCAGAGGTATTGCAAAAGGAAAAAACTTAATTGTGGTACAGGTGGAAGCGCTACAAGAATTTATGATTAATGCCCAAGTCAATGGTAAAGAAATAACCCCAAATTTAAATAGATTGCTGGAAGAAAGCCTGTATTTCAATAATATATATTACCAGGTTGCAGGAGGTAATACTTCAGATGCCGAGTTTGTGTTTAATACTTCCTTATTCCCTGTGAAAGAGGGAGCCGTATATATTAGGTATCCGGAAAACACGTACCATTCATTACCGAAGATACTAAAAAACCAGGGATATAACACTTATGCCTTACATGCATTTACAGCAAAATTTTGGAACAGGACGGAAATGTATAAAGCCCTGGGATTCTGCAAATTCATTGATGCAGATTATTACGTAATGGATGAATTTGCAGGTTGGGAAGGAAGTGCATTGAGTGATTCGTCGTTTTTCAGGCAATCCTTTGATAAAATAGATATGTCAAAACCTTTCTATTCATTTTTTATAACACTTTCCAGCCACTATCCCTTCACATATTTTGAGGATTATGACTTTGATGTTGGAGAGTGGCAAGGGACTTTTCTTGGCAATTTTATAAAGGCCATTAACTATGAAGATAAATGCTTAGGAGAGTTTATTAACCAATTAAAGGAGAGAGGACTCTATGATAATTCTCTACTTGTTATTTACGGGGACCATTCGGGAGTGCCCAAGCATAAAGCTGATGAATTGATGGAATTCTTAGGGCTTGAATATAGTGAAGTCCAATGGGTCAAACTCCAGAAAGTACCATGTATAATACATTATCCAGGTCTTAAAAATGGAGAAAGGGTAAGCATTACAGGAGGAGGTATTGACCTTTTACCTACCATTGCCAACCTAATGGACTTGGAAGCACCTTATGTACTTGGAAAGGACTTATTAAACTCGGAAAAAGGGTATGTTATTTTAAGAAATGGTAACGTGGTTACCGATAATTATGTTTACTTAAATGAATTGGGAGAAGTTTACAGTATTAAGGATGAAAAGCTTTTAAATAAGAAGGATTACGAAAAGGAATTAAAGACTCTTTTGGAAAAGCTGTATATTTCCGACCTGATAATTGAAAAAAATGTTTTTAATGAGCTAAAATGAGGGTATATATAAAATTTAAAACTCGCATTTATTATGGTTAACTTCGGGAAATATTTCCAAAGCAAAACACTTTTAACTTCTTCTAATTTGAATGCTAAAAGATAATTAGTCTTTTAGTCTTTATAAATTGTTGAAAGATTGCAACAAATAGTATAGTATTTAATATTATAGTTATATGCCCAATTATAAACTGTTGTATTTTACAGAAAATTATTATTTTTTAAGGGGGATTTGCTACAAAAGATAAACATGAGTAGGTGGGGTAAAAAAATGAGAAAATTAGGCAAAGAAAAACAGGTAAGACAAAAAATAAAGTATCTACAAAAGAAATTGGATAATGCTGTTGAAAATAGTCAGCTTACCTCATATGAGTTGCTTGAGTTAAGCAAAGAGCTGGACAAATTGATAGTAGATTACTATAATTTAAATGATAACTCCAAATGCTGATATTTTTTTACACTCTGTAATTACTGGTATTATTTTTTTTACAATTGTAAGGACGGTATAATTACTATACTGTCCTTAAGAAATTTCATTTTTCGTCCTTATTACAATCCTATAAACAGCCGGCTTCCATATAACACCTCCATTGCCGTTAATGCGTAGAATACTACCCATATTCTATTAATGTACTTCTCAATATACTATTTATAGTAATTATTGTCAACTAAATGGGCAATAAATCAGAGCTGAAGCATGAAAATTTTATTTTTATCTATTAATAGTGCCTTTATTGGTAATTTTATTCAATTATATAATAATATTACATAAATTTACCCATACGTTTAAGTTATCCGATAACACTATAACCCTGATATCTAAGCGCAACGCTTTTTTGGGCATATCAACAACACCCTTTATCGGGTGGCAATTACATATACATAAATTTATATTACTTTTATAAACTTCACGCAGAGAGTCTTAGCATATATTTGCCTTCCACAATTTTATGAATACGTTCAATATCTAAGACATCACCTGAGCATGCTTGCCGGAGAAATTCTGTGAATCCTGCAACACCTGTTTTTTTTACCTTGTCTGCAAGGTATTCACTGTTGACTGCAAGCACATTCATGAATCTTCCTATATTCATAAGGTAGTGGAATCCCTCCATAGCATTCCAATTATATGAAAAACAATGCTCATATTCATAA
This window harbors:
- a CDS encoding LTA synthase family protein: MEELAFKKAIDDDSKKKVSEKLLTKEYAYWLYFMLSIMLKCMYFQFTTKINTQPVFSPTNITMFLVSFFILLIITSPIILFFNKGRLTALLVCNFIISVLLTSDTNFFRYYYSILTVPVILQVDLKLLSSINQSIMSLFNIKDIVYIVDLPFLFLWFINFHKKGVEKIEFAKRAIGSFLSLLIGFSGFLSVYRKIDMEAFVYSSNYVAKKLGVIYSHYDNTKIFVKESIFEDKELTPKEKAYIQKYFSKKPKTDRKFRGIAKGKNLIVVQVEALQEFMINAQVNGKEITPNLNRLLEESLYFNNIYYQVAGGNTSDAEFVFNTSLFPVKEGAVYIRYPENTYHSLPKILKNQGYNTYALHAFTAKFWNRTEMYKALGFCKFIDADYYVMDEFAGWEGSALSDSSFFRQSFDKIDMSKPFYSFFITLSSHYPFTYFEDYDFDVGEWQGTFLGNFIKAINYEDKCLGEFINQLKERGLYDNSLLVIYGDHSGVPKHKADELMEFLGLEYSEVQWVKLQKVPCIIHYPGLKNGERVSITGGGIDLLPTIANLMDLEAPYVLGKDLLNSEKGYVILRNGNVVTDNYVYLNELGEVYSIKDEKLLNKKDYEKELKTLLEKLYISDLIIEKNVFNELK
- a CDS encoding aspartyl-phosphate phosphatase Spo0E family protein, translating into MRKLGKEKQVRQKIKYLQKKLDNAVENSQLTSYELLELSKELDKLIVDYYNLNDNSKC